One region of Deltaproteobacteria bacterium genomic DNA includes:
- a CDS encoding class I SAM-dependent methyltransferase — MFHHLQENEKEETLREVRRVLKPGGFFHMLDFGGAASSRNGLLAPWLHSSHRLRDNAEDRILTLMTEAELADPRMVGRGAMLFLPIAYYQAVPAPDANATLRPHS, encoded by the coding sequence ATGTTCCACCACCTCCAAGAGAACGAGAAGGAGGAGACACTGCGTGAGGTCCGGCGCGTCCTCAAACCGGGTGGCTTTTTTCACATGCTCGATTTCGGAGGAGCGGCGTCCAGCAGAAATGGCCTCTTGGCCCCCTGGCTTCACTCGAGTCATCGTCTGAGAGACAACGCCGAGGACCGAATTCTCACCCTCATGACCGAGGCTGAGCTTGCAGATCCGAGGATGGTCGGCCGCGGAGCTATGCTCTTTTTGCCCATCGCATACTACCAGGCGGTGCCGGCACCGGACGCAAACGCGACTCTCCGGCCGCATTCATGA
- a CDS encoding thiamine biosynthesis protein ThiS: protein MRVHLHPQRRTVEIAGRRRVAQLLQELGILPGTAMVIRGDLLLTDAEVVEDAEEVEIRAVISGGAT, encoded by the coding sequence ATGCGCGTTCACCTGCACCCGCAGCGTCGCACGGTCGAGATCGCGGGGCGGCGGCGGGTCGCGCAGCTGCTCCAGGAGCTCGGCATCCTGCCGGGCACGGCCATGGTGATCCGCGGCGACCTCCTGCTCACCGACGCGGAGGTGGTGGAGGACGCCGAGGAGGTGGAGATCCGCGCCGTCATCTCCGGGGGTGCGACGTGA
- a CDS encoding ferritin-like domain-containing protein, with protein sequence MEDTPRSIPIPPAGRLEAVGETSETVFTWDYEVRREALLNLYEKGKRLQWNASTDIDWSIDVDPERFPDFLSADVVNTLLSPPRKLEEKEFVRLRVHQLGWMLSQFLHGEQGALLATAQIVNTVPWLEAKFYAASQVIDEARHVEVYRRYLTEKLPFAFPVNPHLHTLLTQIIRDPRWDVTYLGMQIMVEGLALAAFGMMHFMNPHEHLLQQITSAVMRDEARHVAFGVLSLEDVYRQMTASELREREDFVIEAAHLMRDRLLMQEVWERLGYDLDVWTRWSIETPFMQAFRQLLFSKIVPNLKRLGLLTPHVREAFAKIGVLQFEDLPDSTQDEKVTVPPALAALFPQLAGQAGS encoded by the coding sequence GTGGAAGACACGCCACGTTCCATTCCCATCCCTCCGGCCGGCCGGCTCGAGGCCGTTGGCGAGACCTCGGAGACCGTCTTCACCTGGGACTACGAGGTGCGCCGGGAAGCGCTGCTCAACCTCTACGAGAAAGGCAAGCGCCTGCAGTGGAACGCCTCGACCGATATCGACTGGTCGATCGACGTCGATCCCGAGCGTTTCCCGGACTTCCTGTCGGCCGACGTCGTCAACACGCTCCTCAGCCCACCGCGGAAGCTGGAGGAGAAGGAGTTCGTCCGCCTGCGCGTGCACCAGCTCGGGTGGATGCTCTCCCAGTTCCTGCACGGCGAGCAGGGGGCGCTGCTCGCGACCGCTCAGATCGTCAACACGGTGCCGTGGCTCGAGGCCAAGTTTTACGCGGCCAGCCAGGTGATCGACGAGGCGCGTCACGTCGAGGTGTACCGCCGCTATCTGACCGAGAAACTCCCCTTCGCCTTCCCGGTCAACCCGCATCTCCACACGCTGCTCACGCAGATCATCCGCGACCCGCGTTGGGACGTGACCTACCTCGGCATGCAGATCATGGTGGAGGGGCTCGCGCTCGCGGCCTTCGGCATGATGCACTTCATGAACCCGCACGAGCATCTGTTGCAGCAGATCACGAGCGCCGTCATGCGTGACGAGGCGCGCCACGTCGCCTTCGGCGTGCTCTCGCTCGAGGATGTGTACCGCCAGATGACGGCGTCCGAGCTGCGCGAGCGCGAGGACTTCGTCATCGAGGCGGCGCACCTCATGCGGGATCGGCTCCTCATGCAGGAGGTCTGGGAGCGGCTCGGCTACGACCTCGACGTGTGGACCCGGTGGTCGATCGAGACGCCCTTCATGCAGGCCTTCCGCCAGCTGCTGTTCTCCAAGATCGTCCCGAACCTCAAGCGGCTCGGCCTCCTCACCCCGCACGTCCGGGAGGCGTTCGCCAAGATCGGGGTACTGCAGTTCGAGGACCTGCCCGACTCGACGCAGGACGAGAAGGTGACGGTGCCGCCCGCGCTCGCCGCGCTCTTCCCCCAGCTCGCCGGCCAGGCCGGGTCATGA
- a CDS encoding mannose-1-phosphate guanylyltransferase: protein MAGGAGTRFWPRSRVHMPKQLLALSGRRSLLQETVARVSPPIRRDRILVVTARAQARAVARQLPRLGRGALLVEPEGRNTAAAIALAALHVARRAPEAVLAVLPADHVIDDLPAFRRDLALALEVAEQSGALVTIGVPPTYVETGYGYIRMGAPLPGTRGRGAWAAEFIEKPERARAQALIAGGDVLWNSGIFAWRASAVLAALRVHLPEVVGPLERAGTNARALAAAYRRLPAVSIDRGVLERAERVATVRARFGWSDVGSWAAVAALWSGGNGPNALRGRAVSIDSRGCLVDSPLRLVAVLGVEDLVVVDTPDAVLVCHKDRAQDVRLVVDELRRRGLRRYL from the coding sequence ATGGCGGGCGGTGCGGGAACCCGGTTCTGGCCCCGCAGCCGCGTCCACATGCCGAAGCAGCTGCTCGCGCTCAGCGGGAGGCGGAGCCTGCTGCAGGAGACGGTTGCCCGCGTCTCGCCACCCATACGGCGCGACCGCATCCTGGTGGTGACGGCGCGCGCGCAGGCGCGCGCCGTCGCGCGCCAGCTGCCCCGCCTCGGGCGCGGCGCCCTGCTGGTCGAGCCCGAGGGACGCAACACCGCGGCGGCCATCGCCCTGGCCGCCCTGCACGTCGCCCGCCGCGCGCCCGAGGCCGTGCTCGCGGTGCTGCCGGCCGACCACGTGATCGACGACCTGCCCGCCTTCCGTCGCGACCTCGCGCTCGCGCTCGAGGTCGCGGAGCAGAGCGGGGCGCTGGTCACCATCGGCGTTCCGCCGACGTACGTCGAGACGGGCTACGGCTACATCCGCATGGGCGCGCCGCTGCCCGGCACCCGCGGGCGCGGCGCCTGGGCCGCCGAGTTCATCGAGAAGCCGGAGCGCGCGCGCGCCCAGGCGCTCATCGCGGGCGGCGACGTGCTCTGGAACTCGGGCATCTTCGCGTGGCGGGCGAGCGCCGTCCTGGCCGCGCTCCGCGTGCACCTCCCCGAGGTGGTGGGACCGCTCGAGCGGGCGGGAACGAACGCCCGTGCGCTCGCGGCGGCCTACCGCCGCCTGCCCGCGGTCTCGATCGACCGCGGCGTCCTCGAGCGCGCCGAGCGCGTGGCGACCGTGCGCGCGCGCTTCGGCTGGAGCGACGTGGGGAGCTGGGCGGCCGTTGCGGCGCTCTGGTCGGGCGGGAACGGGCCCAACGCGCTCCGCGGGCGCGCCGTCTCGATCGACAGCCGCGGCTGCCTGGTCGACAGCCCCCTGCGGCTGGTCGCCGTGCTCGGGGTGGAGGATCTGGTCGTGGTCGACACACCCGACGCGGTCCTCGTCTGCCACAAGGACCGCGCGCAGGACGTGCGTCTGGTGGTCGACGAGCTCCGCCGCCGCGGGCTGAGGCGCTACCTCTGA
- a CDS encoding 5-formyltetrahydrofolate cyclo-ligase: protein MTKAEIRQKVWQTIQREGVARFPGALGRVPNFAGAERAAQLLREMAVWRRALVVKVNPDAPQLPVRRLALAEGKILYMAVPRLRTEKCFVEIDPQRLGKKAALAASISGACRYGRAVSPREMRPVDLVVCGSVAVGRDGARLGKGGGYCDLEYGLLREEGKVRESTPILTTVHPFQVVAERISMLPHDLPVDFLVTPTEVVATRPAHPRPRGIYWDLLRPLKINAIPLLRKRLKRGGTGTPSPRRL from the coding sequence ATGACGAAGGCGGAGATCCGCCAGAAGGTCTGGCAGACGATTCAGCGCGAGGGCGTGGCGCGATTCCCGGGAGCGCTCGGCCGCGTTCCCAACTTCGCCGGCGCCGAGCGGGCCGCGCAGCTCCTGCGCGAGATGGCGGTGTGGCGCCGCGCGCTGGTGGTGAAAGTGAACCCGGACGCGCCCCAGCTCCCGGTGCGCCGGCTCGCCCTCGCCGAGGGCAAGATCCTCTACATGGCGGTGCCGCGGCTGCGCACCGAGAAGTGCTTCGTCGAGATCGACCCGCAGCGCCTCGGCAAGAAGGCGGCGCTCGCGGCGAGCATCTCCGGCGCCTGCCGCTACGGGCGCGCCGTATCGCCGCGCGAGATGCGTCCCGTCGATCTGGTGGTGTGCGGCTCGGTCGCGGTGGGCCGCGACGGCGCGCGGCTCGGCAAGGGCGGCGGCTACTGCGACCTGGAATACGGTCTCCTCCGAGAAGAAGGCAAGGTGCGCGAGTCGACGCCCATCCTGACCACCGTCCACCCATTTCAGGTGGTCGCCGAGCGGATCAGCATGCTGCCGCACGACCTGCCCGTCGACTTCCTGGTCACCCCCACCGAGGTAGTGGCCACGCGCCCGGCGCACCCGCGCCCGCGCGGCATCTACTGGGACCTGCTCCGACCGCTCAAGATCAACGCCATCCCGCTTCTCCGCAAGCGGCTCAAGCGCGGCGGCACGGGGACCCCTTCGCCACGCCGGCTCTGA
- a CDS encoding ABC transporter permease, which yields MSWELFVGLRYLRARRRTFLSLISLISLLGVTIGVATLDIVLAVMTGFEQDLRDKILGMNPHIVVVSYGGPLEGDPSLVERTRAVAGVAAAEPFVYGQAMLAVGRSAAGVVVRGIDPGAAGAVVDLERHLRSGTLAALASPRPITLPPEEGGTKVELPGLLIGAELGHQLGVGTGDVVNLISPLGTPGPAGPVPRIKRFVVAGLFDSGMFDYDTTLAYMALPDAQRFFDMKGAVTGIEVRVRDVYGARAVARAIEAALGGFPYRARDWMEVNRNLFSALELEKVVYGIVLCLIVVVAAFNILATLTMVVKEKRRDIAVLKSMGGSSASIGRIFILNGAVIGVAGTVLGNLLGLVGCWLLARYQFIELPKDVFLVTTLPVRVDPLNFAVVAAVSIAICVVAALSPARRAASLVPVEVIRYE from the coding sequence GTGAGCTGGGAGCTGTTCGTCGGGCTGCGCTACCTGCGCGCCCGCCGGCGCACTTTCCTCTCCCTCATCTCGCTCATCTCCCTCCTCGGCGTGACCATCGGCGTGGCCACGCTCGACATCGTGCTCGCGGTGATGACCGGCTTCGAGCAGGACCTGCGCGACAAGATCCTCGGCATGAACCCGCACATCGTGGTCGTGAGCTACGGCGGCCCGCTCGAGGGTGACCCGTCGCTGGTCGAGCGCACGCGCGCGGTGGCGGGGGTGGCCGCCGCCGAGCCCTTCGTCTACGGGCAGGCGATGCTCGCGGTCGGGCGGAGCGCGGCGGGGGTGGTGGTGCGCGGCATCGACCCCGGGGCCGCGGGGGCGGTGGTGGACCTCGAGCGGCATCTCCGGAGCGGCACGCTCGCCGCGCTCGCGAGCCCGCGCCCGATCACGCTGCCGCCGGAGGAGGGTGGGACGAAGGTCGAGCTGCCGGGGCTGCTCATCGGGGCGGAGCTCGGCCACCAGCTCGGGGTGGGCACGGGCGACGTCGTCAACCTGATCTCGCCGCTCGGCACGCCGGGGCCGGCGGGGCCCGTGCCCCGCATCAAGCGCTTCGTGGTGGCCGGCCTCTTCGACTCGGGCATGTTCGACTACGACACCACGCTCGCCTACATGGCGCTCCCCGACGCGCAGCGCTTCTTCGACATGAAGGGCGCGGTCACCGGCATCGAGGTCCGGGTGCGGGACGTCTACGGGGCCCGCGCCGTCGCGCGCGCGATCGAGGCGGCGCTCGGCGGCTTCCCGTACCGGGCGCGCGACTGGATGGAGGTGAACCGCAACCTCTTCTCCGCGCTCGAGCTCGAGAAGGTCGTCTACGGGATCGTCCTCTGCCTGATCGTGGTGGTCGCGGCCTTCAATATTCTGGCGACGCTCACCATGGTGGTGAAGGAGAAGCGGCGCGACATCGCCGTGCTCAAGTCGATGGGCGGCTCGAGCGCGTCGATCGGCCGCATCTTCATCCTGAACGGGGCGGTGATCGGGGTCGCGGGCACCGTCCTCGGCAACCTGCTCGGCCTGGTCGGCTGCTGGCTCCTGGCGCGCTACCAGTTCATCGAGCTGCCGAAGGACGTCTTCCTGGTGACCACGCTGCCGGTGCGGGTGGACCCGCTCAACTTCGCGGTCGTGGCGGCGGTCTCGATCGCGATCTGCGTCGTCGCGGCCCTCTCCCCGGCCCGGCGGGCGGCGAGCCTGGTCCCGGTCGAGGTGATCCGGTATGAGTAG
- a CDS encoding RluA family pseudouridine synthase — MHLDLLGRRCGRRPAEPGVLPGCVQRRGARARPLVAPLLAARLHAGAREPRRRARPRGRHGRGRRPVVALTLSVGSGPARLDTFLHRALPELSRRLVRRLIVEGAVRLNGRPAAKGSRVVPGDRVTLPDLPPAIAPEPGLALPVLYEDDALVALDKPGGMPGHALDPRQRGTAAAFLLARYPEMAGVGDPLAPGLVHRLDSGTSGLLVAARTRAAHRALRAALRAHAVEKRYLAWVAGDASALAGARIPLPLAHDPSDRRRMVPATAGARAWPAETRVRVVRAGRERSLVEATILTGVTHQVRVHLAARGHPLLGDVLYGGAPAGLPPGRHALHAVRMTLPHPADGRPLTLSAPLPADLALGA; from the coding sequence CTGCATCTCGATCTACTCGGCCGACGATGCGGTCGTCGTCCCGCCGAGCCGGGCGTACTACCCGGGTGCGTTCAACGTCGAGGTGCGCGGGCTCGGCCACTTGTCGCTCCTCTTCTCGCGGCGCGTCTACACGCTGGTGCGCGAGAACCTCGCCGCCGAGCGCGCCCCCGCGGCCGCCACGGCCGAGGGCGGCGCCCCGTGGTCGCGCTGACGCTCAGCGTCGGGTCGGGCCCGGCCCGGCTCGATACCTTCCTCCACCGTGCGCTGCCCGAGCTGTCGCGACGGCTCGTGCGCCGGCTGATCGTCGAGGGCGCGGTGCGCCTGAACGGGCGTCCGGCCGCGAAGGGCAGCCGGGTGGTACCCGGCGACCGGGTCACGTTACCCGACCTCCCGCCGGCCATCGCGCCCGAGCCGGGGCTCGCCCTGCCCGTCCTCTACGAGGACGACGCCCTGGTCGCGCTCGACAAGCCGGGCGGCATGCCGGGCCACGCGCTCGATCCGCGCCAGCGCGGCACGGCCGCCGCCTTCCTCCTCGCGCGCTACCCGGAGATGGCGGGCGTCGGCGATCCGCTCGCGCCGGGGCTCGTGCACCGCCTCGACAGCGGCACGTCGGGGCTGCTGGTCGCCGCCCGCACGCGCGCGGCGCACCGCGCGCTCCGCGCCGCACTGCGCGCTCACGCCGTCGAGAAGCGCTACCTCGCCTGGGTCGCCGGCGATGCGAGCGCGCTCGCGGGCGCGCGCATCCCGCTCCCGCTCGCGCACGACCCGAGCGACCGCCGGCGCATGGTGCCCGCGACCGCCGGAGCACGTGCCTGGCCGGCGGAGACGCGGGTCCGGGTCGTCCGGGCGGGCCGCGAGCGGAGCCTCGTCGAGGCGACGATCCTGACCGGCGTGACGCATCAGGTGCGCGTGCACCTGGCCGCGCGCGGCCACCCGCTGCTCGGCGACGTCCTCTATGGCGGAGCGCCGGCTGGTCTCCCGCCCGGCCGCCACGCGCTCCACGCCGTGCGCATGACGCTCCCGCACCCAGCGGACGGGCGGCCGCTCACCCTGAGCGCACCCCTCCCGGCCGACTTGGCCCTCGGGGCGTAG
- a CDS encoding tRNA (adenine-N1)-methyltransferase, with amino-acid sequence MRELRHAGLRLAVRLLPPRARGRDEGVPRGRGRPRVSAAPEPAAVGERALLRAEEAVVLIDRKERTYLRVLRRGRTVSVRGAPLPCDALIGLPEGSTVETAGGEPLLVLRPTYAQLVPSLPRQAQPIYPKDVGPILLWGGIGPGDHVIEIGTGPGALTIALLRAVGPTGRLTSYEAREDFAALARDNVARYHGPAPNWTLRTADAFAGLEERDADRLVVDLAEPWRLLDAAAAALRPGAVVTAFVPTALQVKQAVDGFRQHGSFGAVESLETLVRFWHVRERSVRPEHRMVAHTGFLIFARRLAPAAER; translated from the coding sequence GTGCGAGAGCTGCGGCATGCCGGCCTACGGCTCGCTGTGCGCCTTCTGCCGCCTCGTGCGCGAGGTCGGGACGAAGGCGTCCCCCGTGGTCGCGGACGCCCCCGCGTGAGCGCCGCGCCGGAGCCGGCAGCGGTCGGCGAGCGCGCCCTCCTGCGTGCGGAGGAGGCGGTCGTCCTGATCGACCGCAAGGAGCGCACCTACCTGCGCGTGCTGCGGCGCGGGCGCACCGTCTCGGTGCGGGGTGCACCGCTGCCCTGCGACGCCCTCATCGGGCTTCCCGAGGGCAGCACCGTGGAGACGGCGGGCGGCGAGCCGCTCCTCGTCCTCCGCCCCACCTACGCGCAGCTCGTCCCGAGCCTGCCCCGGCAGGCGCAGCCCATCTACCCCAAAGACGTGGGCCCGATCCTCCTCTGGGGGGGCATCGGGCCAGGCGACCACGTGATCGAGATCGGGACGGGGCCCGGCGCCCTCACCATCGCGCTCCTGCGCGCCGTCGGCCCGACCGGGCGGCTCACCTCGTACGAGGCGCGCGAGGACTTCGCGGCGCTCGCGCGCGACAACGTCGCCCGCTACCACGGCCCCGCGCCCAACTGGACCCTCCGCACCGCCGACGCCTTCGCGGGCCTTGAGGAGCGCGACGCCGATCGCCTGGTGGTCGACCTGGCCGAGCCCTGGCGCCTCCTCGATGCCGCCGCCGCGGCGCTCCGTCCCGGGGCGGTGGTGACCGCCTTCGTGCCGACCGCGCTCCAGGTGAAGCAGGCGGTCGACGGCTTCCGCCAGCACGGGTCCTTCGGCGCGGTCGAGTCGCTCGAGACGTTGGTCCGATTCTGGCATGTCCGCGAGCGGAGCGTGCGGCCGGAGCATCGCATGGTCGCGCACACCGGCTTCCTCATCTTCGCACGCCGTCTCGCGCCGGCCGCGGAGCGGTGA
- a CDS encoding alpha/beta fold hydrolase translates to MAALAHIAMLLVLGIVAASALFNVYAYRGAARHRRRHPPACAADGEDRTPWPGRAWAFAVECAATALLGLATPLALRRRRVRPLDPDDPRPPVVLLHGYAQHAANFLWLARRLERDGWRHLHPVAHAPVGGDIERSAQRLGEAIDRIRRASGASRVDIVAHSMGGLVARAYIRTRGGASAVGRLITLGTPHQGTEAFPRLRLDPMVVQMRPGSPLLARLAADDPVPQLADCISIYSADDAVVVPPSRAYYPGAFNVEVRGLGHLSLLFSRRVYTLVRENLAAERAPAAATAEGGAPWSR, encoded by the coding sequence GTGGCGGCCCTCGCGCACATCGCCATGCTGCTCGTCCTCGGCATCGTCGCGGCGAGCGCGCTCTTCAACGTGTACGCGTACAGGGGGGCGGCGCGCCACCGCCGGCGCCATCCGCCCGCGTGCGCGGCGGACGGGGAGGACCGCACTCCCTGGCCCGGCCGCGCCTGGGCCTTCGCTGTCGAGTGCGCGGCGACCGCGCTCCTCGGGCTCGCCACGCCGCTCGCCCTCCGGCGCCGGCGCGTGCGGCCGCTCGACCCCGACGATCCGCGCCCTCCGGTCGTCCTGCTGCACGGCTACGCGCAGCACGCTGCCAACTTCCTCTGGCTCGCGCGGCGGCTCGAGCGCGACGGCTGGCGGCACCTCCACCCCGTCGCCCACGCCCCCGTGGGCGGCGACATCGAGCGAAGCGCGCAGCGCCTGGGAGAGGCGATCGATCGCATCCGGCGCGCGTCGGGCGCGTCACGGGTCGACATCGTGGCGCACAGCATGGGCGGGCTGGTCGCCCGCGCGTACATCCGGACGCGCGGCGGGGCGAGCGCCGTCGGCCGGCTCATCACCCTCGGCACGCCGCATCAGGGCACGGAGGCTTTCCCCCGCTTGCGGCTCGACCCCATGGTCGTCCAGATGCGCCCCGGCTCGCCGCTCCTCGCCCGCCTCGCCGCCGACGATCCCGTGCCGCAGCTCGCCGACTGCATCTCGATCTACTCGGCCGACGATGCGGTCGTCGTCCCGCCGAGCCGGGCGTACTACCCGGGTGCGTTCAACGTCGAGGTGCGCGGGCTCGGCCACTTGTCGCTCCTCTTCTCGCGGCGCGTCTACACGCTGGTGCGCGAGAACCTCGCCGCCGAGCGCGCCCCCGCGGCCGCCACGGCCGAGGGCGGCGCCCCGTGGTCGCGCTGA
- a CDS encoding TIGR00269 family protein, with the protein MKCTRCRAKAEVQLRPHNSAFCRPCYLFYFRRQVERAIAGERMFTPAERLVVAVSGGKDSLALWDVLAELGYDTTGLYLGLGIGTYSELSHAKVVAFAAQRRLRLRVVALEDEAAGLAVPAVAALTRRPPCSACGTMKRHYFDTAALAGGFDVLVTGHNLDDEAARLLGNVLRWQKDHLARQRPVLPATHPKFVRKVKPLYLVSEYETAVYAFMRGIDYIVDECPNAAGASQLLYKDVLNRLEAASPGTKLAFVKEFLRAAQPAFARVERDEPTECESCGMPAYGSLCAFCRLVREVGTKASPVVADAPA; encoded by the coding sequence GTGAAGTGCACGCGCTGCCGGGCGAAGGCCGAGGTCCAGCTCCGCCCCCACAACTCGGCCTTCTGCCGGCCGTGCTACCTCTTCTACTTCCGGCGCCAGGTCGAGCGCGCGATCGCCGGCGAGCGCATGTTCACGCCCGCGGAGCGCCTCGTGGTCGCGGTCTCGGGCGGCAAGGACAGCCTCGCCCTGTGGGACGTGCTCGCCGAGCTGGGCTACGACACGACCGGGCTCTACCTCGGGCTCGGCATCGGGACGTACTCGGAGCTGTCGCACGCCAAGGTCGTCGCCTTCGCCGCGCAGCGCCGCCTCCGCCTGCGCGTGGTCGCGCTCGAGGACGAGGCGGCGGGCCTCGCCGTGCCCGCCGTCGCCGCGCTCACGCGCCGCCCGCCGTGCTCCGCGTGCGGGACCATGAAGCGTCACTACTTCGACACCGCCGCGCTCGCGGGCGGCTTCGACGTGCTGGTGACGGGCCACAACCTGGACGACGAGGCGGCGCGGCTCCTGGGCAACGTGCTCCGCTGGCAGAAGGACCACCTCGCGCGCCAGCGACCGGTGCTGCCCGCCACCCATCCCAAGTTCGTGCGCAAGGTGAAGCCGCTCTACCTGGTGAGCGAGTACGAGACGGCGGTCTACGCTTTCATGCGCGGCATCGACTACATCGTCGACGAGTGTCCGAACGCCGCGGGCGCCTCCCAGCTCCTCTACAAGGACGTGCTCAACCGGCTGGAGGCCGCGAGCCCCGGCACGAAGCTCGCCTTCGTGAAGGAGTTCCTGCGCGCCGCGCAGCCGGCGTTCGCCCGGGTCGAGCGGGACGAGCCGACCGAGTGCGAGAGCTGCGGCATGCCGGCCTACGGCTCGCTGTGCGCCTTCTGCCGCCTCGTGCGCGAGGTCGGGACGAAGGCGTCCCCCGTGGTCGCGGACGCCCCCGCGTGA
- the lysS gene encoding lysine--tRNA ligase — protein sequence MPEDHEQIVVRRKKLQALRERGVDPYPNDFRPDHTTAEVHARLSALGEAELARTGTLSIAGRVMALRDFGRAGFLQVQDRAGRLQVHARRDRLGDEGFETYRLLDLGDVIGVAGQPFRTRTGELTLEATELRLLAKALRPLPEKWHGLQDVETRYRQRYLDLIVNPDARRIFEVRARAVRYLRDFLVARGYLEVETPMMQAIAGGAAARPFVTHHNALDLDLYLRIAPELYLKRLVVGGYERVFELSRVFRNEGVSTRHNPEFTMLEFYQAHATYEDLMALTQEMLVGLAEQVTGGTTLHYGGETIDLVPPWPRRTMAELVSEHAALPAERVHDRELLARCAASRGIAMPPEPTAGHLLAAVFEAVVEPLLVQPIFVTQFPVELSPLARRNDRDPRFVDRFELFVARHEIANAFSELNDPEDQRERFEQQLRARAAGWAEAHVMDADYVRALEYGMPPTAGEGIGLDRLVMLLTGATSIREVILFPHLRPEGAP from the coding sequence ATGCCCGAAGACCACGAGCAGATCGTGGTCAGGCGGAAAAAGCTCCAGGCGCTTCGGGAGCGGGGCGTCGACCCGTACCCGAACGATTTCCGGCCTGACCATACGACGGCCGAGGTGCATGCGCGTCTCTCCGCGCTGGGCGAGGCCGAGCTCGCCCGCACGGGGACGCTGTCGATCGCGGGACGCGTCATGGCGCTGCGCGACTTCGGCAGAGCGGGCTTCCTCCAGGTGCAGGACCGGGCGGGGCGGCTCCAGGTGCACGCACGCCGCGACCGCCTCGGGGACGAGGGCTTCGAGACCTACCGCCTGCTCGACCTGGGTGACGTGATCGGCGTCGCCGGACAGCCGTTCCGCACCCGGACCGGCGAGCTCACGCTCGAGGCGACGGAGCTCCGCCTGCTCGCCAAGGCGCTCCGCCCGCTGCCCGAGAAGTGGCACGGCCTCCAGGACGTGGAGACGCGCTACCGGCAGCGCTACCTCGACCTGATCGTCAACCCGGACGCGCGCCGCATCTTCGAGGTGCGCGCGCGCGCCGTCCGCTACCTGCGCGACTTCCTCGTCGCGCGCGGCTACCTCGAGGTCGAGACCCCGATGATGCAGGCGATCGCCGGCGGGGCCGCGGCGCGCCCGTTCGTCACCCACCACAACGCGCTCGACCTGGACCTCTACCTCCGCATCGCCCCCGAGCTGTACCTGAAGCGCCTGGTCGTGGGCGGCTACGAGCGTGTCTTCGAGCTCTCGCGCGTCTTCCGCAACGAGGGGGTGTCCACGCGCCACAACCCCGAGTTCACCATGCTCGAGTTCTACCAGGCCCACGCGACCTACGAGGACCTGATGGCGCTCACCCAGGAGATGCTGGTGGGGCTCGCGGAGCAGGTGACGGGCGGGACGACCCTCCACTACGGCGGCGAGACGATCGACCTGGTACCTCCCTGGCCGCGCCGGACCATGGCGGAGCTGGTGAGCGAGCACGCCGCGCTGCCGGCCGAGCGCGTGCACGACCGCGAGCTCCTGGCGCGCTGCGCGGCGAGCCGCGGCATCGCGATGCCGCCGGAGCCGACGGCCGGCCATCTCCTCGCGGCGGTCTTCGAGGCGGTGGTCGAGCCGCTCCTCGTGCAGCCGATCTTCGTCACCCAGTTCCCGGTCGAGCTCTCGCCGCTCGCGCGCCGCAACGACCGCGACCCGCGCTTCGTCGACCGCTTCGAGCTCTTCGTGGCGCGCCACGAGATCGCCAACGCCTTCTCCGAGCTGAACGACCCCGAGGATCAGCGCGAGCGCTTCGAGCAGCAGCTCCGCGCGCGCGCTGCCGGCTGGGCCGAGGCGCACGTCATGGACGCGGACTACGTGCGTGCGCTCGAGTACGGGATGCCGCCGACGGCCGGGGAGGGCATCGGCCTCGACCGCCTGGTCATGCTGCTCACCGGCGCGACCTCGATCCGCGAGGTCATCCTCTTCCCGCATCTCAGGCCGGAGGGGGCGCCGTGA